A section of the Malus sylvestris chromosome 17, drMalSylv7.2, whole genome shotgun sequence genome encodes:
- the LOC126610183 gene encoding protein MLN51 homolog isoform X3: MASMGKEDVEYESDPEVTKRSLAMRRRAAASDDEEGEEEATEKPRKDPRAAVNSDESDDQGGAAEYDDDEELEEEEGEEEEEIGEEEEFEEEVVEEEELERYQERGREGELGGRVEVLAVKESSGDGRRSVEGSVDENGGNEAEEGEEKKENEPFAVPTAGAFYMHDDRFRENSGGRHSRRTRGGRKLWESKDERKWGHDKFEEITLQERRYEEGKKPSKGPYVGRGRNRGIDRGSARGNRSKEYDRSKEYDNNNQRQVPKGVRGRGPRRYEPAFRNNRQAPPTQNKQSGKPAEKNVQSNLERTYTPNSNAESGQVSARKNSFASSLNSASPPFYPSGSSSSNKDITLTPKRDAQVGSGKRNLRSSVVQESFNVPQTNALERGKNIAESVGMNKLYINDSTNPAAGKTLTNIKMSPSGSSFFNTTQAPQSRVQGRGVISGQMSYQPVSQNQMTRASPSTHLHAGQRNPAQNRSQLALQGPAQQMGQHPGSGSQASSPPNTTMSSNSFESGEVESPSDSSKSKGALVAKGKGSVQGSARGTISYGGAPVTGPTGSMGVNHDQNFPGAPAFLPVMQFGGQHTGGMGVPAVGMAFPGYVAQPQLGGLGNSGEMTWLPVLAGAAGALGATYCPPYITVDGSYHGRPSGQTSSVGSLSKENNANKTNNEWKPSQKPEIVGDEYGQRQNKPRRYSQMNVASEVLQNNTELV, from the exons ATGGCTTCTATGGGTAAGGAGGATGTGGAGTATGAGAGTGATCCGGAGGTAACGAAGCGATCTCTGGCGATGCGGAGAAGGGCAGCGGCCAGCGACGATGAGGAAGGTGAAGAGGAGGCGACGGAGAAGCCGAGGAAGGATCCGAGAGCCGCGGTTAACTCCGATGAATCGGATGATCAGGGTGGGGCGGCTGAGTATGATGATGACGAAGaactagaagaagaagaaggagaagaagaggaagagattggtgaagaagaagagtttGAGGAGGAAGTTGTGGAAGAAGAGGAGTTGGAAAGATATCAGGAGAGAGGCCGGGAAGGCGAGCTGGGTGGCAGGGTTGAGGTTTTGGCTGTTAAGGAATCGAGTGGTGATGGTCGGAGGTCTGTGGAAGGGTCCGTGGATGAGAATGGGGGGAATGAGGCTGAAGAAggggaggagaagaaggagaatgaacCATTTGCAGTCCCCACAGCGGGTGCTTTTTATATGCATGATGACCGCTTCAGGGAAAACTCTGGTGGTCGGCACAG TAGGCGAACACGTGGTGGAAGGAAGCTGTGGGAATCcaaagatgaaagaaaatggGGGCACGATAAGTTTGAGGAGATTACTTTGCAGGAAAGGCGCTACGAAGAA GGAAAGAAACCTTCAAAGGGTCCTTATGTAGGTCGCGGAAGAAACCGAGGTATTGATCGTGGGAGTGCCAGAGGAAACAGGTCTAAAGAATATGACAGGTCTAAAGAATATGACAATAATAATCAGAGACAGGTACCCAAGGGTGTTAGAGGGAGAGGGCCCAGGAGGTATGAACCGGCTTTTAGGAATAACAGACAGGCACCgccaacacaaaacaaaca GTCTGGAAAGCCTGCCGAGAAAAACGTACAAAGTAATTTAGAGAGAACATATACTCCCAACTCAAATGCAGAGTCTGGCCAGGTTTCTGCTAGGAAAAATTCCTTCGCCTCAAGCTTGAATTCAGCTTCTCCTCCTTTTTACCCATCAGGCTCTTCCAGTTCCAATAAAGATATCACTCTTACTCCTAAGCGGGATGCACAGGTTGGGAGTGGTAAGAGGAACCTTCGGTCTTCTGTAGTGCAGGAGAGTTTCAATGTGCCCCAAACCAATGCATTGGAGAGAGGAAAGAACATAGCTGAATCTGTCGGTATGAACAAGCTTTATATAAATGACTCTACCAATCCAGCTGCTGGGAAGACTTTGACCAACATAAAAATGTCACCTTCTGGGTCATCATTTTTCAATACTACTCAAGCTCCTCAGTCAAGGGTTCAAGGAAGGGGTGTTATCTCAGGACAAATGAGTTATCAACCGGTGTCTCAGAACCAAATGACAAGAGCTTCTCCATCCACACATCTTCATGCTGGTCAGCGCAATCCTGCTCAAAATCGATCTCAACTGGCTCTGCAAGGTCCTGCTCAGCAGATGGGACAACATCCTGGGAGTGGATCTCAGGCTTCCTCTCCACCCAACACAACCATGTCATCAAATTCCTTCGAATCAGGAGAAGTTGAATCACCTTCAGATTCAAGCAAATCTAAAGGTGCCCTGGTTGCAAAGGGAAAAGGCAGTGTTCAGGGTAGTGCAAGGGGCACTATTTCTTATGGCGGAGCTCCAGTTACGGGACCCACTGGGAGTATGGGTGTTAATCATGATCAGAACTTCCCTGGTGCTCCAGCCTTTTTGCCTG TCATGCAATTTGGGGGCCAGCATACTGGGGGTATGGGAGTTCCTGCTGTTGGCATGGCGTTCCCTGGATATGTTGCTCAGCCACAACTTGGTGGTTTAGGAAATTCTGGCGAAATGACATG GTTACCTGTATTGGCGGGTGCTGCAGGAGCATTGGGGGCAACATATTGTCCTCCATATATTACTGTTGATGGTTCTTACCATGGTCGCCCATCTGGACAAACATCTTCTGTGGGTTCCCTGAG CAAAGAgaataatgcaaataaaaccAATAACGAATGGAAGCCTTCACAAAAGCCTG AGATTGTTGGAGATGAGTATGGGCAGCGACAAAACAAGCCTCGTAG ATATTCACAGATGAATGTGGCCAGTGAAGTACTTCAAAATAATACGGAGCTTGTTTGA
- the LOC126610183 gene encoding protein MLN51 homolog isoform X4, translating to MASMGKEDVEYESDPEVTKRSLAMRRRAAASDDEEGEEEATEKPRKDPRAAVNSDESDDQGGAAEYDDDEELEEEEGEEEEEIGEEEEFEEEVVEEEELERYQERGREGELGGRVEVLAVKESSGDGRRSVEGSVDENGGNEAEEGEEKKENEPFAVPTAGAFYMHDDRFRENSGGRHRRTRGGRKLWESKDERKWGHDKFEEITLQERRYEEGKKPSKGPYVGRGRNRGIDRGSARGNRSKEYDRSKEYDNNNQRQVPKGVRGRGPRRYEPAFRNNRQAPPTQNKQSGKPAEKNVQSNLERTYTPNSNAESGQVSARKNSFASSLNSASPPFYPSGSSSSNKDITLTPKRDAQVGSGKRNLRSSVVQESFNVPQTNALERGKNIAESVGMNKLYINDSTNPAAGKTLTNIKMSPSGSSFFNTTQAPQSRVQGRGVISGQMSYQPVSQNQMTRASPSTHLHAGQRNPAQNRSQLALQGPAQQMGQHPGSGSQASSPPNTTMSSNSFESGEVESPSDSSKSKGALVAKGKGSVQGSARGTISYGGAPVTGPTGSMGVNHDQNFPGAPAFLPVMQFGGQHTGGMGVPAVGMAFPGYVAQPQLGGLGNSGEMTWLPVLAGAAGALGATYCPPYITVDGSYHGRPSGQTSSVGSLSKENNANKTNNEWKPSQKPEIVGDEYGQRQNKPRRYSQMNVASEVLQNNTELV from the exons ATGGCTTCTATGGGTAAGGAGGATGTGGAGTATGAGAGTGATCCGGAGGTAACGAAGCGATCTCTGGCGATGCGGAGAAGGGCAGCGGCCAGCGACGATGAGGAAGGTGAAGAGGAGGCGACGGAGAAGCCGAGGAAGGATCCGAGAGCCGCGGTTAACTCCGATGAATCGGATGATCAGGGTGGGGCGGCTGAGTATGATGATGACGAAGaactagaagaagaagaaggagaagaagaggaagagattggtgaagaagaagagtttGAGGAGGAAGTTGTGGAAGAAGAGGAGTTGGAAAGATATCAGGAGAGAGGCCGGGAAGGCGAGCTGGGTGGCAGGGTTGAGGTTTTGGCTGTTAAGGAATCGAGTGGTGATGGTCGGAGGTCTGTGGAAGGGTCCGTGGATGAGAATGGGGGGAATGAGGCTGAAGAAggggaggagaagaaggagaatgaacCATTTGCAGTCCCCACAGCGGGTGCTTTTTATATGCATGATGACCGCTTCAGGGAAAACTCTGGTGGTCGGCACAG GCGAACACGTGGTGGAAGGAAGCTGTGGGAATCcaaagatgaaagaaaatggGGGCACGATAAGTTTGAGGAGATTACTTTGCAGGAAAGGCGCTACGAAGAA GGAAAGAAACCTTCAAAGGGTCCTTATGTAGGTCGCGGAAGAAACCGAGGTATTGATCGTGGGAGTGCCAGAGGAAACAGGTCTAAAGAATATGACAGGTCTAAAGAATATGACAATAATAATCAGAGACAGGTACCCAAGGGTGTTAGAGGGAGAGGGCCCAGGAGGTATGAACCGGCTTTTAGGAATAACAGACAGGCACCgccaacacaaaacaaaca GTCTGGAAAGCCTGCCGAGAAAAACGTACAAAGTAATTTAGAGAGAACATATACTCCCAACTCAAATGCAGAGTCTGGCCAGGTTTCTGCTAGGAAAAATTCCTTCGCCTCAAGCTTGAATTCAGCTTCTCCTCCTTTTTACCCATCAGGCTCTTCCAGTTCCAATAAAGATATCACTCTTACTCCTAAGCGGGATGCACAGGTTGGGAGTGGTAAGAGGAACCTTCGGTCTTCTGTAGTGCAGGAGAGTTTCAATGTGCCCCAAACCAATGCATTGGAGAGAGGAAAGAACATAGCTGAATCTGTCGGTATGAACAAGCTTTATATAAATGACTCTACCAATCCAGCTGCTGGGAAGACTTTGACCAACATAAAAATGTCACCTTCTGGGTCATCATTTTTCAATACTACTCAAGCTCCTCAGTCAAGGGTTCAAGGAAGGGGTGTTATCTCAGGACAAATGAGTTATCAACCGGTGTCTCAGAACCAAATGACAAGAGCTTCTCCATCCACACATCTTCATGCTGGTCAGCGCAATCCTGCTCAAAATCGATCTCAACTGGCTCTGCAAGGTCCTGCTCAGCAGATGGGACAACATCCTGGGAGTGGATCTCAGGCTTCCTCTCCACCCAACACAACCATGTCATCAAATTCCTTCGAATCAGGAGAAGTTGAATCACCTTCAGATTCAAGCAAATCTAAAGGTGCCCTGGTTGCAAAGGGAAAAGGCAGTGTTCAGGGTAGTGCAAGGGGCACTATTTCTTATGGCGGAGCTCCAGTTACGGGACCCACTGGGAGTATGGGTGTTAATCATGATCAGAACTTCCCTGGTGCTCCAGCCTTTTTGCCTG TCATGCAATTTGGGGGCCAGCATACTGGGGGTATGGGAGTTCCTGCTGTTGGCATGGCGTTCCCTGGATATGTTGCTCAGCCACAACTTGGTGGTTTAGGAAATTCTGGCGAAATGACATG GTTACCTGTATTGGCGGGTGCTGCAGGAGCATTGGGGGCAACATATTGTCCTCCATATATTACTGTTGATGGTTCTTACCATGGTCGCCCATCTGGACAAACATCTTCTGTGGGTTCCCTGAG CAAAGAgaataatgcaaataaaaccAATAACGAATGGAAGCCTTCACAAAAGCCTG AGATTGTTGGAGATGAGTATGGGCAGCGACAAAACAAGCCTCGTAG ATATTCACAGATGAATGTGGCCAGTGAAGTACTTCAAAATAATACGGAGCTTGTTTGA
- the LOC126610183 gene encoding protein MLN51 homolog isoform X1: MASMGKEDVEYESDPEVTKRSLAMRRRAAASDDEEGEEEATEKPRKDPRAAVNSDESDDQGGAAEYDDDEELEEEEGEEEEEIGEEEEFEEEVVEEEELERYQERGREGELGGRVEVLAVKESSGDGRRSVEGSVDENGGNEAEEGEEKKENEPFAVPTAGAFYMHDDRFRENSGGRHSRRTRGGRKLWESKDERKWGHDKFEEITLQERRYEEVIVVYMGKKPSKGPYVGRGRNRGIDRGSARGNRSKEYDRSKEYDNNNQRQVPKGVRGRGPRRYEPAFRNNRQAPPTQNKQSGKPAEKNVQSNLERTYTPNSNAESGQVSARKNSFASSLNSASPPFYPSGSSSSNKDITLTPKRDAQVGSGKRNLRSSVVQESFNVPQTNALERGKNIAESVGMNKLYINDSTNPAAGKTLTNIKMSPSGSSFFNTTQAPQSRVQGRGVISGQMSYQPVSQNQMTRASPSTHLHAGQRNPAQNRSQLALQGPAQQMGQHPGSGSQASSPPNTTMSSNSFESGEVESPSDSSKSKGALVAKGKGSVQGSARGTISYGGAPVTGPTGSMGVNHDQNFPGAPAFLPVMQFGGQHTGGMGVPAVGMAFPGYVAQPQLGGLGNSGEMTWLPVLAGAAGALGATYCPPYITVDGSYHGRPSGQTSSVGSLSKENNANKTNNEWKPSQKPEIVGDEYGQRQNKPRRYSQMNVASEVLQNNTELV, encoded by the exons ATGGCTTCTATGGGTAAGGAGGATGTGGAGTATGAGAGTGATCCGGAGGTAACGAAGCGATCTCTGGCGATGCGGAGAAGGGCAGCGGCCAGCGACGATGAGGAAGGTGAAGAGGAGGCGACGGAGAAGCCGAGGAAGGATCCGAGAGCCGCGGTTAACTCCGATGAATCGGATGATCAGGGTGGGGCGGCTGAGTATGATGATGACGAAGaactagaagaagaagaaggagaagaagaggaagagattggtgaagaagaagagtttGAGGAGGAAGTTGTGGAAGAAGAGGAGTTGGAAAGATATCAGGAGAGAGGCCGGGAAGGCGAGCTGGGTGGCAGGGTTGAGGTTTTGGCTGTTAAGGAATCGAGTGGTGATGGTCGGAGGTCTGTGGAAGGGTCCGTGGATGAGAATGGGGGGAATGAGGCTGAAGAAggggaggagaagaaggagaatgaacCATTTGCAGTCCCCACAGCGGGTGCTTTTTATATGCATGATGACCGCTTCAGGGAAAACTCTGGTGGTCGGCACAG TAGGCGAACACGTGGTGGAAGGAAGCTGTGGGAATCcaaagatgaaagaaaatggGGGCACGATAAGTTTGAGGAGATTACTTTGCAGGAAAGGCGCTACGAAGAAGTAATAGTTGTATACATG GGAAAGAAACCTTCAAAGGGTCCTTATGTAGGTCGCGGAAGAAACCGAGGTATTGATCGTGGGAGTGCCAGAGGAAACAGGTCTAAAGAATATGACAGGTCTAAAGAATATGACAATAATAATCAGAGACAGGTACCCAAGGGTGTTAGAGGGAGAGGGCCCAGGAGGTATGAACCGGCTTTTAGGAATAACAGACAGGCACCgccaacacaaaacaaaca GTCTGGAAAGCCTGCCGAGAAAAACGTACAAAGTAATTTAGAGAGAACATATACTCCCAACTCAAATGCAGAGTCTGGCCAGGTTTCTGCTAGGAAAAATTCCTTCGCCTCAAGCTTGAATTCAGCTTCTCCTCCTTTTTACCCATCAGGCTCTTCCAGTTCCAATAAAGATATCACTCTTACTCCTAAGCGGGATGCACAGGTTGGGAGTGGTAAGAGGAACCTTCGGTCTTCTGTAGTGCAGGAGAGTTTCAATGTGCCCCAAACCAATGCATTGGAGAGAGGAAAGAACATAGCTGAATCTGTCGGTATGAACAAGCTTTATATAAATGACTCTACCAATCCAGCTGCTGGGAAGACTTTGACCAACATAAAAATGTCACCTTCTGGGTCATCATTTTTCAATACTACTCAAGCTCCTCAGTCAAGGGTTCAAGGAAGGGGTGTTATCTCAGGACAAATGAGTTATCAACCGGTGTCTCAGAACCAAATGACAAGAGCTTCTCCATCCACACATCTTCATGCTGGTCAGCGCAATCCTGCTCAAAATCGATCTCAACTGGCTCTGCAAGGTCCTGCTCAGCAGATGGGACAACATCCTGGGAGTGGATCTCAGGCTTCCTCTCCACCCAACACAACCATGTCATCAAATTCCTTCGAATCAGGAGAAGTTGAATCACCTTCAGATTCAAGCAAATCTAAAGGTGCCCTGGTTGCAAAGGGAAAAGGCAGTGTTCAGGGTAGTGCAAGGGGCACTATTTCTTATGGCGGAGCTCCAGTTACGGGACCCACTGGGAGTATGGGTGTTAATCATGATCAGAACTTCCCTGGTGCTCCAGCCTTTTTGCCTG TCATGCAATTTGGGGGCCAGCATACTGGGGGTATGGGAGTTCCTGCTGTTGGCATGGCGTTCCCTGGATATGTTGCTCAGCCACAACTTGGTGGTTTAGGAAATTCTGGCGAAATGACATG GTTACCTGTATTGGCGGGTGCTGCAGGAGCATTGGGGGCAACATATTGTCCTCCATATATTACTGTTGATGGTTCTTACCATGGTCGCCCATCTGGACAAACATCTTCTGTGGGTTCCCTGAG CAAAGAgaataatgcaaataaaaccAATAACGAATGGAAGCCTTCACAAAAGCCTG AGATTGTTGGAGATGAGTATGGGCAGCGACAAAACAAGCCTCGTAG ATATTCACAGATGAATGTGGCCAGTGAAGTACTTCAAAATAATACGGAGCTTGTTTGA
- the LOC126610183 gene encoding protein MLN51 homolog isoform X2 has translation MASMGKEDVEYESDPEVTKRSLAMRRRAAASDDEEGEEEATEKPRKDPRAAVNSDESDDQGGAAEYDDDEELEEEEGEEEEEIGEEEEFEEEVVEEEELERYQERGREGELGGRVEVLAVKESSGDGRRSVEGSVDENGGNEAEEGEEKKENEPFAVPTAGAFYMHDDRFRENSGGRHRRTRGGRKLWESKDERKWGHDKFEEITLQERRYEEVIVVYMGKKPSKGPYVGRGRNRGIDRGSARGNRSKEYDRSKEYDNNNQRQVPKGVRGRGPRRYEPAFRNNRQAPPTQNKQSGKPAEKNVQSNLERTYTPNSNAESGQVSARKNSFASSLNSASPPFYPSGSSSSNKDITLTPKRDAQVGSGKRNLRSSVVQESFNVPQTNALERGKNIAESVGMNKLYINDSTNPAAGKTLTNIKMSPSGSSFFNTTQAPQSRVQGRGVISGQMSYQPVSQNQMTRASPSTHLHAGQRNPAQNRSQLALQGPAQQMGQHPGSGSQASSPPNTTMSSNSFESGEVESPSDSSKSKGALVAKGKGSVQGSARGTISYGGAPVTGPTGSMGVNHDQNFPGAPAFLPVMQFGGQHTGGMGVPAVGMAFPGYVAQPQLGGLGNSGEMTWLPVLAGAAGALGATYCPPYITVDGSYHGRPSGQTSSVGSLSKENNANKTNNEWKPSQKPEIVGDEYGQRQNKPRRYSQMNVASEVLQNNTELV, from the exons ATGGCTTCTATGGGTAAGGAGGATGTGGAGTATGAGAGTGATCCGGAGGTAACGAAGCGATCTCTGGCGATGCGGAGAAGGGCAGCGGCCAGCGACGATGAGGAAGGTGAAGAGGAGGCGACGGAGAAGCCGAGGAAGGATCCGAGAGCCGCGGTTAACTCCGATGAATCGGATGATCAGGGTGGGGCGGCTGAGTATGATGATGACGAAGaactagaagaagaagaaggagaagaagaggaagagattggtgaagaagaagagtttGAGGAGGAAGTTGTGGAAGAAGAGGAGTTGGAAAGATATCAGGAGAGAGGCCGGGAAGGCGAGCTGGGTGGCAGGGTTGAGGTTTTGGCTGTTAAGGAATCGAGTGGTGATGGTCGGAGGTCTGTGGAAGGGTCCGTGGATGAGAATGGGGGGAATGAGGCTGAAGAAggggaggagaagaaggagaatgaacCATTTGCAGTCCCCACAGCGGGTGCTTTTTATATGCATGATGACCGCTTCAGGGAAAACTCTGGTGGTCGGCACAG GCGAACACGTGGTGGAAGGAAGCTGTGGGAATCcaaagatgaaagaaaatggGGGCACGATAAGTTTGAGGAGATTACTTTGCAGGAAAGGCGCTACGAAGAAGTAATAGTTGTATACATG GGAAAGAAACCTTCAAAGGGTCCTTATGTAGGTCGCGGAAGAAACCGAGGTATTGATCGTGGGAGTGCCAGAGGAAACAGGTCTAAAGAATATGACAGGTCTAAAGAATATGACAATAATAATCAGAGACAGGTACCCAAGGGTGTTAGAGGGAGAGGGCCCAGGAGGTATGAACCGGCTTTTAGGAATAACAGACAGGCACCgccaacacaaaacaaaca GTCTGGAAAGCCTGCCGAGAAAAACGTACAAAGTAATTTAGAGAGAACATATACTCCCAACTCAAATGCAGAGTCTGGCCAGGTTTCTGCTAGGAAAAATTCCTTCGCCTCAAGCTTGAATTCAGCTTCTCCTCCTTTTTACCCATCAGGCTCTTCCAGTTCCAATAAAGATATCACTCTTACTCCTAAGCGGGATGCACAGGTTGGGAGTGGTAAGAGGAACCTTCGGTCTTCTGTAGTGCAGGAGAGTTTCAATGTGCCCCAAACCAATGCATTGGAGAGAGGAAAGAACATAGCTGAATCTGTCGGTATGAACAAGCTTTATATAAATGACTCTACCAATCCAGCTGCTGGGAAGACTTTGACCAACATAAAAATGTCACCTTCTGGGTCATCATTTTTCAATACTACTCAAGCTCCTCAGTCAAGGGTTCAAGGAAGGGGTGTTATCTCAGGACAAATGAGTTATCAACCGGTGTCTCAGAACCAAATGACAAGAGCTTCTCCATCCACACATCTTCATGCTGGTCAGCGCAATCCTGCTCAAAATCGATCTCAACTGGCTCTGCAAGGTCCTGCTCAGCAGATGGGACAACATCCTGGGAGTGGATCTCAGGCTTCCTCTCCACCCAACACAACCATGTCATCAAATTCCTTCGAATCAGGAGAAGTTGAATCACCTTCAGATTCAAGCAAATCTAAAGGTGCCCTGGTTGCAAAGGGAAAAGGCAGTGTTCAGGGTAGTGCAAGGGGCACTATTTCTTATGGCGGAGCTCCAGTTACGGGACCCACTGGGAGTATGGGTGTTAATCATGATCAGAACTTCCCTGGTGCTCCAGCCTTTTTGCCTG TCATGCAATTTGGGGGCCAGCATACTGGGGGTATGGGAGTTCCTGCTGTTGGCATGGCGTTCCCTGGATATGTTGCTCAGCCACAACTTGGTGGTTTAGGAAATTCTGGCGAAATGACATG GTTACCTGTATTGGCGGGTGCTGCAGGAGCATTGGGGGCAACATATTGTCCTCCATATATTACTGTTGATGGTTCTTACCATGGTCGCCCATCTGGACAAACATCTTCTGTGGGTTCCCTGAG CAAAGAgaataatgcaaataaaaccAATAACGAATGGAAGCCTTCACAAAAGCCTG AGATTGTTGGAGATGAGTATGGGCAGCGACAAAACAAGCCTCGTAG ATATTCACAGATGAATGTGGCCAGTGAAGTACTTCAAAATAATACGGAGCTTGTTTGA
- the LOC126610182 gene encoding uncharacterized protein LOC126610182 → MEESTRVDYKSSRESGSFKSTLSGRSSPRNSPSFRRLNSSRTSQKEGRSSGGVQWFRSNRVLFWLLLITLWAYLGVYFQSSWAHSNNKDNFLGFGNKARNGKSDNEQNLRRDLLGSNSSVEVKNGTTENQVEDGKRIDVVLTKKDNEVSSHQSASPKKKSKKGVHSLRGKGKGNQKKAVQVDDHETEEQEMDLPKTNTTYGMLVGPFGVLEDQILEWSPKMRSGTCDRKGDFARLVWSRRFILIFHELSMTGAPLSMMELATELLSCGATVSAVVLSKKGGLMPELARRRIKVLDDKGKQSFKTAMKADLVIAGSAVCASWIDQYLDHFPAGASQIAWWIMENRREYFDRAKVVLNQVKMLVFLSESQSKQWQDWCEEEKIKLRSPPVVVPLSINDELAFVAGIACSLNTPSASTEKMLEKRQLLRDSVRKEMGLTDNDMLVMSLSSINPGKGQLLLLDSARLVIEEKPAKDDPKIKNPVHKRQARSTLGRKHHLRALLQELNDDGVSSNELSLSKESDVQLNEPQKKILPLHNLYTSIDSTGALTFEVTHMRKVLSDKGGTLKQSVKFLIGSVGSKSNKVIYVKELLGFLSQHSNLSKSVLWTPATTHVAALYSAADVYVMNSQGLGETFGRVTIEAMAFGLPVLGTEAGGTKEIVEHNVTGLLHPVGHDGTRGLTENLRFLLKNPASRKQMALKGREKVERMYLKRHMYKKFVDVLLKCMRPK, encoded by the exons ATGGAGGAAAGCACTAGAGTGGATTATAAGTCGTCGAGAGAAAGTGGAAGTTTTAAGTCTACATTGTCAGGAAGATCCAGCCCTCGAAATTCTCCTTCATTTCGGAGATTGAATTCTAGCCGTACTTCGCAAAAAGAAGGTAGAAGTAGTGGAGGTGTGCAGTGGTTTCGGAGCAATCGGGTACTGTTTTGGTTGTTATTGATTACTCTTTGGGCTTATCTTGGAGTTTATTTTCAGTCCAGTTGGGCTCATAGCAATAACAAGGATAACTTCTTGGGGTTTGGAAATAAAGCAAGGAATGGGAAGTCAGACAATGAACAGAATCTGCGGAGAGATTTGCTTGGCAGCAACAGTTCTGTGGAAGTTAAGAATGGAACCACAGAAAATCAGGTGGAAGATGGTAAAAGGATAGATGTGGTTTTAACAAAAAAGGATAATGAAGTTTCATCTCATCAAAGCGCAAGTCCAAAAAAGAAGAGCAAAAAAGGAGTTCATAGTCTTCGTGGTAAAGGGAAAGGTAATCAGAAGAAGGCAGTGCAGGTTGATGACCATGAGACAGAGGAGCAGGAAATGGACCTTCCCAAGACAAATACTACTTATGGGATGCTTGTTGGTCCATTTGGTGTTCTAGAGGATCAAATTTTAGAATGGAGTCCTAAAATGCGGTCTGGAACCTGTGACAGGAAGGGGGACTTTGCACGTCTTGTTTGGTCTAGGAGATTTATATTAATATTCCATGAACTTTCAATGACTGGGGCTCCACTTTCTATGATGGAATTAGCAACAGAACTTTTGAGCTGTGGAGCCACAGTTTCTGCTGTAGTTCTTAGCAAGAAGGGTGGCTTGATGCCAGAGCTAGCTAGGAGAAGAATCAAGGTGCTTGATGATAAAGGAAAACAAAGCTTCAAAACTGCTATGAAGGCAGATCTCGTCATCGCCGGGTCAGCAGTATGTGCATCATGGATTG ATCAATACCTGGATCATTTTCCAGCTGGTGCAAGTCAAATTGCTTGGTGGATCATGGAAAATCGGAGGGAATACTTTGATCGCGCGAAGGTTGTGCTTAACCAAGTGAAAATGCTGGTTTTTCTATCAGAATCACAGTCTAAACAATGGCAAGACTGGTGTGAAGAAGAAAAGATTAAGCTGAGGTCTCCGCCTGTTGTTGTACCACTCTCTATTAATGATGAACTGGCCTTTGTAGCTGGCATAGCTTGTTCACTTAATACTCCATCCGCTAGTACTGAGAAGATGCTCGAGAAGAGACAGTTATTGCGAGATTCAGTCAGAAAGGAAATGGGGTTAACAGATAATGATATGCTTGTGATGTCTCTGAGCAGTATAAACCCTGGGAAGGGGCAGCTCTTGCTTCTTGACTCAGCACGCTTGGTGATCGAAGAAAAACCTGCGAAAGAtgatccaaaaataaaaaatccagtACATAAGCGCCAAGCCCGCTCTACCTTGGGTAGAAAACATCACTTGAGAGCTTTGTTACAAGAATTGAATGATGATGGAGTATCATCAAATGAATTGTCACTGTCCAAGGAATCTGATGTCCAGTTGAATGAACCCCAGAAGAAAATTTTGCCATTACATAATCTCTATACCTCTATTGATAGTACAGGTGCTTTGACTTTCGAAGTCACTCATATGAGGAAAGTGTTGTCAGATAAAGGAGGAACACTCAAACAATCTGTTAAATTTCTTATTGGTTCTGTTGGATCTAAGAGCAATAAGGTCATTTATGTCAAAGAACTTTTGGGATTCCTATCTCAGCATTCAAACTTGTCAAAGTCAGTGTTGTGGACTCCAGCAACCACACATGTAGCTGCATTATACTCCGCAGCTGATGTTTATGTCATGAACTCTCAG GGACTGGgagaaacttttgggagagtgACAATTGAAGCCATGGCATTCGGTCTTCCG GTGCTTGGAACCGAAGCCGGAGGCACAAAAGAGATTGTTGAACACAATGTAACAGGTCTGCTTCATCCTGTGGGGCATGATGGAACTCGTGGCCTCACTGAGAATCTCCGGTTTTTGCTTAAGAACCCAGCTTCAAGGAAGCAAATGGCACTCAAAGGACGAGAGAAGGTAGAGCGGATGTACCTAAAGCGGCACATGTACAAGAAATTTGTAGACGTTCTCCTTAAGTGCATGAGACCCAAATAA